A single genomic interval of Saccharomyces eubayanus strain FM1318 chromosome IV, whole genome shotgun sequence harbors:
- the PCL2 gene encoding cyclin PCL2, with translation MSDYQALLQFNKKAVSKDMVQYLASTTASIIKIKKTNSMIDIALPAPPLVKFINGLIKHSNVQTPTLMATSVYLVKLRSIIPSNVYGIETTRHRIFLGCLILAAKTLNDSSPLNKHWAEYTDGLLLLREVNTIERELLGYFDWDVTISTDDLVTCLSPFLQPIKEESVYKLQQEQRLSNSFSSQEKVKAKRSSLTHSRSSSNFSIPSLASTSTLSTLESKRSDSSNYSNKIETLPEFNEPNDNYNNKFSPRPFDADFKYNNKENKRPIPTSKSSNFNKARPLILKTGLDKPMINGDLKLKKSNWSSFFK, from the coding sequence ATGTCAGACTACCAAGCTTTGCTGCAGTTCAATAAGAAGGCCGTGTCCAAGGATATGGTCCAATACCTAGCTTCCACCACAGCTTCGATTataaaaatcaagaaaacgAATAGTATGATAGACATCGCATTGCCAGCCCCACCATTGGTTAAATTCATTAATGGGTTGATAAAGCACTCCAACGTACAAACTCCGACTCTAATGGCCACTTCAGTGTACTTGGTCAAATTGAGATCTATAATACCGAGCAACGTTTATGGCATAGAGACTACTAGACacagaatttttttgggaTGTCTGATATTAGCCGCAAAGACATTAAATGATTCATCCCCTCTTAATAAGCATTGGGCTGAATATACCGACGGTCTCCTTCTACTTCGAGAGGTTAATACCATAGAAAGAGAGTTGCTAGGATATTTTGACTGGGACGTCACCATTTCGACAGATGATTTGGTTACATGTCTTTCACCGTTCTTACAACCTATTAAAGAGGAGAGTGTGTACAAGCTGCAACAAGAACAACGCTTAtccaattccttttcttctcaagAAAAGGTCAAAGCAAAGAGATCTTCTCTTACTCATTCGCGCTCATCATCTAATTTCTCCATCCCATCGTTGGCCTCTACTTCGACGCTATCGACATTGGAATCCAAAAGGTCGGATTCATCCAACTACAGTAATAAGATAGAAACTTTGCCGGAGTTTAACGAGCCCAATGATAATTATAATAACAAATTCTCTCCGCGACCTTTCGATGCAGACTTCAAATACAATaacaaggaaaacaaaagaccAATACCGACCAGTAAGTCATCCAATTTCAACAAGGCACGCCCCTTAATTCTAAAGACTGGATTAGACAAACCAATGATCAACGgagatttgaaattgaagaaatcaaattggtcaagctttttcaaataa